A window of the Penaeus monodon isolate SGIC_2016 chromosome 38, NSTDA_Pmon_1, whole genome shotgun sequence genome harbors these coding sequences:
- the LOC119596441 gene encoding zinc finger A20 and AN1 domain-containing stress-associated protein 6-like → MERESNQLETGPILCRMGCGFFGSPNTDGLCSKCYKDTLKKKQQPPSTVTSPTASVAPTSASPAPPASALHQAATVVTTTGQPTVPTLTQVAGVPGTPEKCETTEDAGASAADGAEADIDANSPDKDGAKKKKNKCQMCKKKVGLTGFTCRCGGLFCSVHRYSNEHHCTFDYREHGAEEIRRNNPVIKGEKIQKI, encoded by the exons ATGGAGCGCGAGAGCAATCAGCTTGAGACTGGTCCCATCCTTTGTCGCATGGGTTGTGGATTCTTTGGATCCCCAAATACAGATGGACTCTGCTCTAAGTGTTATAAGGACACACTCAAAAAGAAGCAGCAACCACCTTCTACAGTGACTTCTCCCACAGCCTCAGTAGCCCCTACCTCAGCATCTCCAGCACCCCCAGCTTCTGCTCTCCATCAGGCTGCCACTGTCGTCACAACCACAGGCCAGCCAACTGTGCCCACCCTAACACAG GTGGCAGGTGTACCAGGAACCCCAGAAAAGTGTGAAACCACAGAGGATGCAGGAGCATCGGCTGCAGATGGTGCAGAAGCAGATATTGATGCCAACAGTCCAGACAAGGATGgagccaagaagaagaagaacaagtgtCAGATGTGCAAGAAGAAGGTTGGCCTCACAG GTTTTACATGCAGGTGTGGAGGCCTTTTCTGCTCAGTGCATCGCTACAGTAATGAACACCACTGCACGTTTGACTACCGTGAACATGGAGCGGAAGAGATCAGGCGGAACAACCCTGTCATTAAGGGTGAAAAAATCCAGAAGATATGA